In one window of bacterium DNA:
- a CDS encoding sigma-70 family RNA polymerase sigma factor, whose amino-acid sequence MGRKKKSVKNKEATKIEDKINEIVELGKRKKYLSWDDINEILPMDMTDEEDINELFDELEYYNIDILEDEEEEDVFFVEKEKKIDIDDARNPLRSYLKGAGSYNLLTHEEEIEIAKGIEEAKKQLNKLSKKSNPSKKQIEKYEKQLNKLREKLINSNLRLVINIAKRYSNPKLSILDLIQEGNIGLMKAVEKFKYKTGFKFSTYATWWIRQAITRAIADHSSTIRIPVHMIEKINKVKKIEAKYSQLGEENELSEEEIAREMNLPVEKIKNIKKSMRPDPISIDSPIGDEERATIGDFIEDKFNPNPLSYTRHSLLKEEIEKALSILDEREELIIRLRFGLDGEGYPRTLEEVGQIFNLTRERIRQIEAKAIQKLRNSYKGKKLQIFTHGIFGSKSFIK is encoded by the coding sequence ATGGGAAGAAAGAAGAAAAGTGTTAAAAATAAAGAAGCTACAAAAATTGAAGATAAAATAAATGAAATAGTTGAACTTGGAAAAAGGAAAAAGTATCTTTCATGGGATGATATAAACGAAATTCTTCCAATGGATATGACAGATGAAGAGGATATAAATGAACTTTTTGATGAACTTGAATATTATAATATTGACATACTTGAAGATGAAGAGGAAGAAGATGTATTTTTTGTGGAAAAAGAAAAAAAGATTGATATAGATGATGCAAGAAATCCATTAAGGTCTTATCTTAAAGGTGCAGGAAGTTATAATTTATTAACACATGAAGAAGAAATTGAAATTGCAAAAGGGATAGAAGAAGCAAAAAAACAATTAAATAAATTAAGTAAAAAATCAAATCCTTCAAAAAAACAAATAGAAAAATATGAAAAGCAATTAAATAAACTGAGAGAAAAATTGATAAATTCAAATCTGCGACTTGTTATAAATATAGCCAAAAGATACAGCAATCCAAAACTTTCTATACTTGACTTAATTCAGGAAGGAAATATAGGACTTATGAAGGCGGTGGAGAAATTCAAATACAAAACTGGTTTTAAGTTCAGTACTTATGCAACATGGTGGATAAGACAGGCAATAACAAGAGCAATCGCAGACCATTCTTCTACTATAAGAATTCCTGTTCATATGATAGAAAAAATAAATAAAGTAAAAAAAATTGAGGCAAAGTATTCACAACTTGGAGAAGAAAATGAACTGTCGGAAGAAGAAATAGCAAGGGAAATGAATTTACCTGTAGAAAAAATAAAAAATATAAAAAAATCAATGAGACCAGACCCAATTTCTATTGACTCTCCTATTGGAGATGAAGAAAGAGCAACTATAGGTGACTTTATAGAAGACAAATTCAATCCAAATCCATTGTCATATACAAGACATTCTCTTTTAAAAGAAGAAATAGAAAAAGCACTCTCAATTCTTGATGAAAGAGAAGAACTGATAATAAGATTAAGATTTGGACTTGATGGAGAAGGTTATCCAAGAACTCTTGAAGAAGTCGGACAGATTTTCAATTTAACGAGGGAAAGGATTAGACAGATAGAAGCAAAGGCAATACAGAAATTGAGAAATTCTTATAAAGGAAAAAAATTGCAAATATTTACCCACGGA